The following proteins come from a genomic window of Leopardus geoffroyi isolate Oge1 chromosome A3, O.geoffroyi_Oge1_pat1.0, whole genome shotgun sequence:
- the TM9SF4 gene encoding transmembrane 9 superfamily member 4 isoform X4 encodes MNSEKKCEVLCSQSNKPVTLTVEQSRLVAERITEDYYVHLIADNLPVATRLELYSNREGDDKKKEKDVQFEHGYRLGFTDVNKIYLHNHLSFILYYHREDLEEDQEHTYRVVRFEVIPQSIRLEDIKADEKSSCTLPEGTSSSPQEIDPTKENQLYFTYSVHWEESDIKWASRWDTYLTMSDVQIHWFSIINSVVVVFFLSGILSMIIIRTLRKDIANYNKEDDIEDTMEESGWKLVHGDVFRPPQYPMILSSLLGSGIQLFCMILIVIFVAMLGMLSPSSRGALMTTACFLFMFMGVFGGFSAGRLYRTLKGHRWKKGAFCTATLYPGVVFGICFVLNCFIWGKHSSGAVPFPTMVALLCMWFGISLPLVYLGYYFGFRKQPYDNPVRTNQIPRQIPEQRWYMNRFVGILMAGILPFGAMFIELFFIFSAIWENQFYYLFGFLFLVFIILVVSCSQISIVMVYFQLCAEDYRWWWRNFLVSGGSAFYVLVYAIFYFVNKLDIVEFIPSLLYFGYTALMVLSFWLLTGTIGFYAAYMFVRKIYAAVKID; translated from the exons CCTGCCTGTGGCCACCCGGCTGGAGCTCTACTCCAACCGCGAAGGCGAtgacaagaagaaggaaaaggatgtGCAGTTTGAGCATGGCTACCGGCTTGGCTTCACGGATGTCAACAAG ATCTACCTGCACAATCACCTCTCGTTCATCCTTTACTACCACCGGGAGGACCTGGAAGAGGACCAGGAGCACACATACCGCGTCGTCCGCTTCGAGGTGATTCCCCAGAGCATCAGGCtggagg ACATCAAAGCAGACGAGAAGAGTTCTTGCACCCTGCCTGAGGGCACCAGCTCCTCGCCCCAGGAAATTGACCCCACCAAGGAGAATCAGCTGTACTTCACCTACTCTGTACACTGGGAG GAAAGTGACATCAAATGGGCCTCTCGCTGGGACACTTACCTGACCATGAGTGATGTGCAAATCCACTGGTTTTCTATCATTAACTCCGTCGTGGTGGTCTTCTTCCTATCAG GCATCCTGAGCATGATCATCATTCGGACCCTCCGGAAGGACATCGCCAACTATAACAAGGAGGATGACATT GAAGACACCATGGAAGAGTCTGGGTGGAAGCTGGTTCATGGTGATGTCTTCAGGCCCCCCCAGTACCCCATGATCCTCAGCTCCCTCCTGGGCTCAGGCATTCAGCTCTTCTGTATGATCCTCATAGTCATCT TCGTGGCCATGCTCGGGATGCTGTCGCCCTCCAGCCGGGGAGCTCTCATGACCACGGCCTGCTTCCTCTTCATGTTCATGGG GGTGTTTGGTGGATTTTCTGCTGGCCGTCTGTACCGCACTCTAAAAGGCCATCGGTGGAAGAAAGGAGCCTTCTGT ACGGCAACGCTGTACCCTGGTGTGGTTTTTGGCATCTGCTTCGTTTTGAATTGCTTCATCTGGGGAAAGCACTCATCAGGAGCA GTACCCTTCCCCACCATGGTGGCCCTGCTGTGCATGTGGTTCGGGATCTCCCTGCCCCTTGTCTACCTGGGCTACTACTTCGGCTTCCGCAAGCAGCCATATGACAACCCTGTGCGCACCAACCAGATTCCCCGGCAGATCCCCGAACAGCGGTGGTACATGAACCGATTTGTTGG CATTCTCATGGCTGGGATCCTGCCCTTCGGTGCCATGTTCATCGAGCTCTTCTTCATTTTCAGT GCAATCTGGGAGAATCAGTTCTATTACCTTTTTGGCTTCCTGTTCCTTGTCTTCATCATCCTGGTGGTGTCGTGTTCACAAATCAGCATCGTCATGGTGTACTTCCAGCTCTGTGCAGAG GATTACCGCTGGTGGTGGAGGAATTTCCTAGTCTCCGGGGGATCTGCGTTCTACGTCCTTGTCTAtgccatcttttattttgttaacaag CTGGACATCGTCGAGTTCATCCCCTCTCTCCTGTACTTTGGCTACACGGCCCTCATGGTCCTGTCCTTCTGGCTTCTCACGGGCACCATTGGCTTCTATGCAGCCTACATGTTTGTCCGCAAGATCTACGCTGCTGTGAAGATAGACTGA